One window of Desulfobaculum bizertense DSM 18034 genomic DNA carries:
- a CDS encoding class I SAM-dependent methyltransferase, with protein sequence MSTSLPFSPDDTLDELLHKAEERYTLRFEPISAGGQTIEVLQIANMAEYVEKITEAENIDDLELPFWAKIWPASMILAHFLSSMPHNPDIEILEIGAGLGVCGLFAAARGFKTTITDITPDALLFARINALKNGLQDRVDIRPADFSADKLGRRFDYIIGSEILYVEKLHRGLSKFLLNHIKPARHAEILLSRSYSRKSIRFFKLMDKEFLSQEKVVGGKRHDTGSDQEKFLCSIHRFKPRKQVA encoded by the coding sequence TTGAGCACGTCCCTTCCTTTTTCACCCGATGATACGCTGGACGAACTCCTTCACAAAGCAGAAGAGCGCTACACCCTGCGCTTTGAGCCTATCTCTGCTGGCGGCCAGACCATAGAAGTTTTGCAAATTGCAAACATGGCCGAATATGTCGAAAAAATTACAGAAGCAGAAAACATAGACGATCTGGAGCTGCCCTTTTGGGCCAAGATCTGGCCCGCTTCCATGATTCTTGCCCACTTCCTCTCTTCCATGCCACACAACCCAGACATTGAAATTCTGGAAATTGGCGCCGGACTCGGAGTTTGTGGGCTTTTTGCTGCTGCACGTGGATTCAAAACCACCATCACCGACATTACCCCTGACGCCCTGCTCTTTGCCCGCATCAATGCGCTCAAGAATGGACTTCAGGACCGAGTCGACATTCGCCCCGCTGATTTTTCTGCCGACAAACTTGGTCGACGCTTCGATTACATCATTGGCTCGGAAATCCTCTACGTTGAAAAGCTCCACCGTGGGCTTTCCAAATTCCTGCTCAATCACATTAAGCCAGCTCGCCACGCAGAAATTTTGCTGAGCCGCAGCTACTCCAGAAAAAGTATCCGGTTTTTCAAACTGATGGATAAGGAGTTCCTCTCTCAGGAAAAAGTCGTCGGTGGCAAACGACACGACACTGGCTCTGATCAGGAAAAATTCCTCTGTTCCATACACAGATTTAAACCCCGTAAGCAGGTTGCCTAG
- a CDS encoding Rossmann-like domain-containing protein — MQENILHELVESVQDIPDSPVTGSVCGRYMVGIKGQKAGLATRIGHKGPYPAPLTTEGLPDTLHGMVRLLTAPEKELPHPEARVFGIAALNALLPIPDGVEESKGQDMIVKHAIGQRVVVVGHFPFVEKIGQKNGGFASFHTLELVPRPGDLSTDYAEDMIPRAGFVAITGTTLLNGTLAGLLEFCRPSTHVMLLGPSVPFSPILLDMGLSSLAGCEITNAELAFAGIKKGLPFKDIAGTRSIIWKES, encoded by the coding sequence ATGCAGGAAAACATACTACACGAGCTTGTTGAAAGCGTACAAGATATTCCAGACAGCCCGGTTACGGGAAGCGTTTGCGGTCGATATATGGTCGGGATCAAAGGCCAAAAAGCAGGACTTGCAACCCGTATTGGGCACAAAGGTCCATATCCAGCCCCCCTCACGACCGAGGGTTTGCCCGACACACTCCACGGCATGGTGCGGCTCCTGACAGCTCCAGAAAAAGAACTCCCGCACCCAGAAGCCCGTGTTTTTGGCATTGCAGCCCTGAATGCCCTTTTGCCCATTCCGGACGGCGTCGAAGAAAGCAAGGGACAGGACATGATCGTCAAACACGCTATCGGGCAACGCGTTGTTGTTGTCGGACATTTCCCCTTTGTAGAAAAAATCGGACAAAAAAACGGAGGCTTTGCCTCTTTCCACACTCTGGAACTTGTTCCTCGCCCCGGCGACCTCTCCACGGATTACGCCGAAGACATGATTCCTCGGGCTGGCTTTGTGGCGATTACAGGAACCACCCTGCTCAACGGAACTCTTGCGGGACTTCTTGAGTTCTGCCGGCCCTCAACCCATGTTATGCTCCTTGGACCAAGCGTTCCTTTCTCACCTATTTTATTAGATATGGGCCTGAGCAGTTTGGCAGGCTGTGAGATCACAAACGCCGAACTCGCCTTTGCAGGAATAAAAAAGGGCCTTCCGTTTAAGGATATAGCCGGGACACGAAGCATAATTTGGAAAGAATCTTAA
- the dksA gene encoding RNA polymerase-binding protein DksA — MDQKDLEMFRSRLTQMLEDVSVKGDETLGDMTDGHENYADPTDRATAESDRSFTLRLRDRERKLIKKIQQALARIDNGTFGICEECGEEIGVPRLKARPMTTLCIQCKSHQEEEEKVRGD; from the coding sequence ATGGATCAGAAAGATCTTGAAATGTTTCGCTCCCGTTTGACGCAGATGTTGGAAGACGTCTCCGTAAAGGGTGATGAAACTCTTGGCGATATGACTGATGGACATGAGAACTATGCAGACCCTACAGACCGTGCCACTGCGGAGTCTGACCGTTCCTTTACCCTTCGGCTCCGTGATCGGGAACGAAAACTCATTAAAAAGATTCAGCAGGCCCTCGCTCGTATTGATAACGGCACCTTTGGTATCTGCGAGGAATGCGGCGAAGAAATTGGTGTACCGCGTCTCAAGGCTCGTCCTATGACGACTCTGTGCATTCAATGTAAAAGCCATCAGGAAGAAGAGGAAAAGGTTCGCGGCGACTAG
- a CDS encoding NFACT RNA binding domain-containing protein produces MWLRKRLENRRFVDYVMDWPTRRIAFELTPGEGRWFILSESEEPVLAEVLPKDFGLDPSWPELSEVLENREVWREHPQISPALRRFVRAFPKERAQAMLGALERGASQRFFVYLTAGEAGAKAEALAWRLPEELRRGREEHAFDSVLEAADFFGRTALFPELAKLASAEDTARLKAQKKKLHRALKKLEEEELRMQALVAGVEDGQAIQAVLYQFDKNEKRPYLDVPCPDGTARRIKLDPRFSLRDNMNRLFKKSAKGKRGLQFAVERRKSLESALDAVEHGSILPDLKRAGIAQGHGRNDRGRLKGIQAAAFTSSDGFTLYRGKSAKGNHEILSLLASPFDLWFHAANGPGAHVILKRDYPDQHVPEQSIREAACLAALKSHYANADRAEVMCALAKYVRKSKGLALGQVAVDQLQEMLHIDLDPSVEEKLMQDAAF; encoded by the coding sequence ATGTGGTTGCGCAAGCGCCTCGAAAACAGGCGTTTTGTCGACTATGTCATGGACTGGCCGACCCGCCGCATAGCCTTTGAGCTAACACCCGGCGAAGGGCGCTGGTTTATCCTCTCCGAGTCCGAGGAACCTGTTTTGGCTGAGGTCTTGCCCAAAGATTTTGGACTGGACCCAAGCTGGCCGGAGCTTTCGGAAGTTTTGGAAAATCGGGAAGTCTGGCGGGAACATCCTCAAATTTCACCTGCACTGCGCCGCTTTGTGCGGGCTTTTCCCAAAGAGCGAGCGCAGGCCATGCTTGGCGCTTTGGAACGTGGCGCAAGTCAGCGTTTCTTTGTGTATCTCACAGCTGGAGAAGCTGGGGCAAAAGCTGAAGCCCTTGCATGGCGACTGCCCGAAGAGCTGCGTCGGGGGCGTGAAGAACATGCCTTTGATTCTGTTTTGGAGGCTGCGGACTTCTTTGGCCGTACAGCGCTGTTCCCAGAGTTGGCAAAACTCGCTTCGGCAGAGGACACAGCTCGGCTCAAGGCCCAGAAGAAGAAACTGCATCGTGCCCTCAAAAAGCTGGAAGAAGAAGAGCTGCGAATGCAGGCGCTTGTCGCTGGTGTTGAAGATGGGCAGGCAATTCAGGCTGTGCTCTACCAGTTTGACAAGAACGAGAAACGCCCTTACCTCGACGTACCGTGTCCTGACGGAACTGCGCGTCGGATTAAGCTCGATCCTCGCTTTTCTTTGCGGGACAACATGAACCGTTTGTTCAAGAAGTCCGCCAAGGGAAAACGTGGCTTACAGTTTGCCGTTGAGCGGCGCAAAAGCCTTGAGTCTGCTCTGGATGCTGTTGAGCATGGGAGCATTTTGCCAGATCTGAAAAGGGCTGGTATTGCACAGGGCCACGGCCGAAATGACCGGGGCCGTCTCAAGGGAATTCAGGCTGCCGCGTTTACCAGTTCTGATGGCTTTACGCTGTATCGGGGCAAGAGCGCCAAGGGCAACCACGAAATTTTGTCGCTTTTGGCGAGTCCGTTTGATTTGTGGTTCCATGCCGCCAATGGACCGGGCGCACACGTTATTCTGAAACGTGACTATCCAGACCAGCACGTCCCGGAACAGAGCATTCGAGAAGCAGCCTGCCTTGCTGCGCTCAAAAGCCATTATGCCAACGCCGATCGCGCCGAGGTGATGTGTGCGCTTGCCAAGTACGTTCGCAAGTCTAAGGGGCTGGCTTTGGGGCAGGTCGCTGTCGACCAGCTTCAGGAGATGCTGCACATTGATCTGGACCCCTCCGTGGAAGAAAAACTTATGCAGGACGCGGCGTTTTAG
- a CDS encoding PhoH family protein translates to MPKEKCVEKILEFEDIALARELFGPQDAHLASIAKKSGIRIGSRGSRVFLRGDDADAVALAANVLIQLHDHLRAGNRLFQKDVDAALGILNQKPTAKLRDMFEEQTVAVTPRKRISPRTLTQRDYLENIRTSDVSFGIGPAGTGKTYLAVAMAVAALVRHEVKRIVLTRPAVEAGERLGFLPGDLVQKVDPYLRPLYDALNDLLDFERVQEMLEQNVIEIAPLAFMRGRTLNDSFIILDEAQNTTPEQMKMFLTRLGFGSRAVVTGDVTQIDLPGNTQSGLIHAANCLQGVEGISFVQFHKEDVIRHPLVGRIVQAYERVSKAEEKK, encoded by the coding sequence ATGCCAAAAGAAAAGTGTGTCGAAAAAATTCTTGAGTTCGAGGATATTGCTCTTGCACGAGAGCTTTTTGGACCGCAAGACGCGCATCTTGCCTCTATTGCAAAGAAGAGTGGCATCCGTATAGGTTCTCGTGGAAGCCGGGTCTTTTTGCGTGGGGATGATGCAGACGCTGTTGCTCTGGCGGCCAATGTGCTTATCCAGCTTCACGACCACTTGCGTGCTGGCAACCGACTCTTTCAGAAAGATGTCGACGCCGCGCTTGGCATTTTGAATCAGAAGCCCACGGCAAAGCTCCGCGACATGTTTGAGGAGCAGACTGTGGCTGTCACGCCCAGAAAGCGCATTAGTCCACGGACTCTGACTCAGCGCGATTATCTGGAAAATATCCGTACAAGTGATGTCAGCTTTGGAATTGGTCCGGCTGGCACAGGAAAAACCTACCTTGCCGTAGCAATGGCTGTTGCTGCGCTGGTACGGCATGAGGTCAAGCGCATTGTGCTGACCCGTCCGGCTGTCGAAGCCGGAGAGCGGCTGGGCTTTTTGCCCGGCGATCTGGTGCAGAAGGTCGACCCCTATCTTCGTCCATTGTATGACGCCCTGAATGACCTGCTCGATTTTGAGCGGGTTCAGGAAATGCTGGAGCAGAATGTCATTGAAATCGCTCCACTGGCGTTTATGCGTGGCCGAACCCTGAATGATTCTTTTATCATTCTCGACGAAGCCCAGAACACAACACCTGAGCAAATGAAAATGTTTTTGACGCGCCTTGGCTTTGGTTCAAGGGCCGTTGTGACAGGCGACGTGACTCAGATTGACCTGCCGGGGAATACCCAGTCAGGTCTCATTCACGCTGCAAACTGCCTCCAGGGGGTGGAAGGTATTTCATTTGTCCAGTTCCACAAGGAAGATGTCATCAGGCATCCTCTTGTGGGGAGAATAGTACAAGCTTATGAACGTGTTTCGAAAGCTGAAGAAAAAAAATAG